One Candidatus Krumholzibacteriia bacterium DNA window includes the following coding sequences:
- a CDS encoding BMC domain-containing protein, with product MARDGITLRTYVFLDSLQPQLAALLGVSGRGFPPVKDMASLWIEIAPGIAINQITDICLKATRVQPANQVVERAFGILELHDRDQGEVRQAGRAVLGFLEMNEADRLKPAVISRQVIRAIEPMHAQVINRNREGSMIIPGESLLILETVPAAYVVYAANEAEKAATVKLVHVQPYGAFGRLMMAGVESHIDSAMEAAAHAIEGLSGREHEVPRTA from the coding sequence TTGGCGCGCGATGGCATCACGCTGCGAACCTATGTATTCCTCGACAGCCTGCAGCCTCAGCTCGCCGCCCTCCTGGGCGTGAGCGGCCGCGGCTTCCCGCCGGTCAAGGACATGGCGTCGCTCTGGATCGAGATCGCCCCGGGCATCGCCATCAACCAGATCACCGACATCTGCCTCAAGGCGACGCGGGTGCAGCCGGCGAACCAGGTGGTGGAGCGCGCCTTCGGCATCCTGGAGCTGCACGATCGCGATCAGGGGGAAGTGCGGCAGGCGGGGCGCGCGGTGCTGGGCTTCCTCGAGATGAACGAAGCGGACCGGCTCAAGCCCGCCGTGATCTCGCGCCAGGTCATCCGCGCCATCGAACCGATGCATGCCCAGGTGATCAACCGCAACCGCGAAGGCTCCATGATCATCCCGGGAGAATCGCTCCTCATCCTCGAGACCGTGCCCGCCGCCTATGTGGTCTACGCCGCCAACGAGGCGGAGAAGGCCGCCACGGTGAAGCTCGTGCACGTGCAGCCCTACGGCGCCTTCGGCCGCTTGATGATGGCCGGCGTCGAGTCGCACATCGATTCCGCCATGGAAGCTGCGGCCCACGCCATCGAGGGCCTCTCGGGTCGCGAGCACGAGGTGCCGCGCACGGCGTGA
- a CDS encoding peptidase has protein sequence MQHRGTTWLYAALAVAACVGCSKKGSEMPIAPDIQARRAQFVRQQLDARLEHLSPGDRGALEHLIDAAHVMDELFARQAWARNPEFAAQVAALKGPQAAAAKDYYRIMVGPWDRLRSREPFLGDLPHPPGAGFYPEDMKKEEFEAWITAHPDDKAAFTSPTTVIRREAERLVAIPYSRAYAELVQRAAGSLRAAAEAATTPTLKTYLGSRAAAFLSDDYYQSDMDWMDLDGDLEVVIGPYETYEDELFGYKASFEAFLCIVDPQDSANLDKFKGELPWLERKLPIPDAHKNLDRGTASPIRVADEIFTAGDSRAGIQTIAFNLPNDERVRQAKGSKKVLLKNMMRAKFDTILLPIAQRSIPADRMTDVDFDTYYHFILFHELCHGLGPGRIKKSGRETEVRLELKDLYGTLEEAKADVMGAWALHLLADKGLLEASVASQLPWTFVPGLLRSARFGITEAHALGVICQFTYLMEKGALVETADGRLAPVLDHWFEAIEALTHDLTMLQALGDYDTAKAWVEKYGKVPPGMQKILDSLADIPVDVDPVYTAVPTQVSQQR, from the coding sequence ATGCAGCACCGAGGCACGACCTGGTTGTACGCCGCCTTGGCGGTGGCGGCCTGCGTCGGTTGCAGCAAGAAGGGAAGCGAGATGCCCATCGCACCCGACATCCAAGCGCGGCGGGCGCAGTTCGTGCGCCAGCAGCTCGACGCGCGTCTGGAGCATCTCTCTCCGGGCGACCGCGGCGCTCTGGAGCACCTGATCGACGCCGCCCACGTCATGGACGAGCTCTTCGCCCGCCAGGCCTGGGCGCGGAACCCCGAGTTCGCCGCGCAGGTGGCGGCATTGAAGGGCCCCCAGGCCGCTGCGGCCAAGGACTACTACCGCATCATGGTCGGTCCGTGGGACCGGCTGCGCTCGCGCGAGCCCTTCCTCGGCGACCTCCCCCATCCGCCAGGCGCCGGCTTCTACCCCGAGGACATGAAGAAGGAGGAGTTCGAGGCCTGGATCACCGCCCATCCGGACGACAAGGCGGCCTTTACCAGCCCCACCACGGTGATCCGCCGCGAAGCGGAACGCCTCGTCGCCATCCCGTACAGTCGCGCCTACGCCGAGCTCGTGCAGCGGGCCGCCGGTTCGCTCCGCGCCGCCGCGGAAGCGGCGACGACCCCGACCTTGAAGACGTACCTGGGCTCGCGCGCCGCCGCTTTCCTCTCCGACGACTACTACCAGTCGGACATGGACTGGATGGACCTGGACGGCGACCTCGAGGTCGTCATCGGGCCGTACGAGACCTACGAGGACGAGCTCTTCGGTTACAAGGCGTCCTTCGAGGCCTTTCTTTGCATCGTCGATCCGCAGGACTCGGCGAACCTCGACAAATTCAAGGGCGAGCTGCCCTGGCTCGAACGCAAGCTCCCCATCCCGGACGCGCACAAGAACCTCGACCGGGGTACGGCGTCACCCATCCGCGTCGCCGACGAGATCTTCACCGCCGGCGACTCCCGCGCCGGCATACAAACCATCGCCTTCAACCTGCCCAACGACGAGCGCGTGCGCCAGGCGAAGGGCTCCAAGAAGGTCCTGCTCAAGAACATGATGCGCGCCAAGTTCGACACCATCCTCCTCCCCATCGCGCAGCGCTCCATCCCGGCGGACCGCATGACCGACGTGGACTTCGACACCTACTACCACTTCATCCTCTTCCACGAGCTCTGCCACGGCCTCGGCCCAGGGCGGATCAAGAAGAGCGGCCGCGAGACGGAGGTGCGGCTCGAGCTCAAGGATCTGTACGGCACCCTCGAGGAGGCCAAGGCCGACGTCATGGGCGCCTGGGCGCTGCACCTGCTCGCGGACAAGGGACTGCTGGAGGCTTCCGTGGCGTCCCAGCTGCCGTGGACCTTCGTGCCGGGCCTCCTGCGCTCGGCGCGCTTCGGCATCACCGAGGCCCACGCTCTGGGCGTCATCTGCCAGTTCACCTATCTGATGGAGAAAGGCGCGCTGGTCGAGACCGCGGACGGGCGACTGGCACCGGTCCTCGACCATTGGTTCGAGGCCATCGAGGCGCTCACCCACGACCTCACCATGCTGCAGGCCCTCGGCGATTATGACACCGCCAAAGCCTGGGTGGAGAAGTACGGGAAGGTGCCGCCAGGGATGCAGAAGATCCTGGACTCGCTCGCCGACATCCCGGTGGACGTGGATCCGGTCTACACCGCGGTGCCGACGCAGGTGAGCCAGCAGCGCTAG
- the htpX gene encoding zinc metalloprotease HtpX, whose translation MNLFKTTFLLTVLTLLLVWIGDALAGPRGAWMFLVIAGVMNFFAYWFSDKMVLAMYRAQPVSEAQAPQLYATVRRLADRSGIPMPRLYMIPSDSPNAFATGRSPQHAVVAVTEGIVRLLSSDELEGVIAHELGHVRNRDILISSVVATVAGAITMLSRAAMWGAMMGGRDRERNGNPLALLLVAVLAPIAAVVVQLAISRTREFAADRSGATLCGKPMSLASALAKLERGTNAVPMRQANEATAHQFIVNPLRGRAMAGLFSTHPSTADRIARLERLAVEMGQRAA comes from the coding sequence ATGAATCTGTTCAAAACGACTTTTCTGCTCACCGTCCTCACCCTGCTGCTTGTCTGGATCGGCGACGCCCTGGCCGGGCCCCGGGGGGCTTGGATGTTCCTCGTCATCGCCGGGGTGATGAACTTCTTCGCCTACTGGTTCTCGGACAAGATGGTGCTCGCCATGTACCGGGCCCAGCCGGTGAGCGAGGCGCAAGCGCCGCAGCTCTACGCCACGGTGCGGCGGCTCGCCGACCGCAGCGGGATCCCGATGCCGCGGCTGTACATGATCCCCAGCGATTCCCCCAATGCATTCGCTACCGGACGCAGTCCCCAGCACGCCGTCGTGGCCGTCACCGAAGGCATCGTCCGCCTGTTGAGCAGCGACGAGCTGGAGGGGGTCATCGCCCACGAGCTGGGTCACGTGCGCAACCGTGACATCCTGATCAGCAGCGTCGTGGCCACCGTGGCCGGTGCCATCACCATGCTTTCCCGGGCCGCGATGTGGGGCGCCATGATGGGCGGCAGGGACCGCGAGCGCAACGGCAATCCCCTCGCGCTGCTGCTCGTCGCCGTCCTGGCGCCGATCGCGGCAGTGGTGGTGCAGCTGGCCATCTCGCGCACCCGAGAGTTCGCCGCCGACCGCTCCGGTGCCACGCTCTGCGGCAAGCCGATGTCGCTCGCCTCGGCGCTCGCCAAGCTGGAGCGCGGCACGAACGCCGTGCCCATGCGTCAAGCCAACGAGGCGACGGCCCATCAGTTCATCGTCAACCCGCTGCGCGGCCGGGCCATGGCAGGCCTCTTCTCCACCCACCCCAGCACCGCGGATCGCATCGCCAGACTCGAGCGCCTCGCGGTGGAGATGGGGCAGCGCGCCGCGTGA
- a CDS encoding tetratricopeptide repeat protein — MSRDGSAAGSPRDVPRRRRWTLALPALVAVLVFLNTLGNGLTYDDKGTLELAHKIVSGGSEEFGRALTYATHLLDSALWHGWVPGRRVTNLLLYGLATGLVTLAARRLSASDRVALLCGLLFAVHPVHVEAVASIAFRKDVLALIFALLTVLLWTGPPSRAVSVAALACFLLGLVSKEVALIGLLPILFLLDWWAPQWRREEAPRRTSPDATRRGDRRHGKTRLAPRRGSARRAALRLAPLLLLGLVAIVFLNRTLHTPEGSGSIWARFTPDSIVKITEGKLRSYGQVLGTSARSFLDVIRLLVFPLRLSADYDTPIQPGLGAPGALLGLLGLTAYVALSLLALRRGRILVFLCLAWTLLLYAPASNLVPLTHFFVADRYLMVPSFGICLLAALGFDAWLAAMPGRRRFVPLAVLGSLLLAGTVRTLRRNRDWRSEETLWAAALRAGRGTYRVHYNMGNALMLQDRRDEARRHFEAALQMYPAAPWARRNLVEILFEQEKFAEAETNLRLLLQYDPKDLQVHYSLARVLGKLNRHAEALAECQTVLRSDPQHLGAQLFAASSLEHLGQRGPALQAYRRALDAIKTRTLRGEKIEFSASGVEARIRTLEQASP, encoded by the coding sequence GTGAGCCGAGATGGATCAGCGGCGGGCTCCCCCAGAGACGTGCCGCGCCGACGACGCTGGACCCTCGCTCTCCCCGCGCTGGTGGCGGTCCTCGTCTTCCTGAACACCCTCGGGAACGGTCTTACCTACGACGACAAGGGCACTCTGGAGCTGGCCCACAAGATCGTGAGCGGCGGCTCCGAAGAATTCGGTCGAGCGCTCACCTACGCTACCCACTTGCTCGACTCGGCGCTCTGGCACGGCTGGGTGCCGGGGCGGCGGGTGACCAACCTCTTGTTGTACGGGCTCGCCACCGGTCTGGTGACGCTCGCGGCGCGGCGCCTCAGCGCCTCGGACCGTGTGGCCCTGCTCTGCGGTCTACTTTTCGCCGTGCATCCGGTGCACGTCGAGGCGGTGGCGTCCATCGCCTTCCGCAAGGACGTCCTCGCCCTGATCTTCGCGCTCCTCACCGTGCTCCTCTGGACCGGGCCGCCCTCCAGGGCGGTGAGCGTGGCCGCCTTGGCCTGCTTTCTCCTGGGGCTCGTCTCCAAGGAGGTGGCGCTGATCGGGCTCCTGCCCATCCTCTTCCTCCTGGATTGGTGGGCACCGCAGTGGCGCCGAGAAGAAGCCCCTCGTAGGACATCCCCGGACGCGACGCGCCGCGGCGACAGGCGCCACGGGAAGACGCGATTGGCCCCCCGGCGGGGGAGCGCGCGCCGCGCGGCGCTCCGTCTCGCCCCTCTCCTCTTGCTCGGCCTCGTCGCCATCGTCTTCCTCAATCGGACGCTGCACACGCCGGAAGGCAGCGGCTCGATCTGGGCGCGCTTCACCCCCGACTCCATCGTCAAGATCACGGAAGGGAAGCTGCGCTCGTATGGCCAGGTCCTGGGCACGAGCGCACGATCGTTCCTCGATGTGATCCGCCTCCTCGTATTCCCGCTCCGGCTCTCCGCCGACTACGACACACCCATCCAGCCCGGGCTCGGCGCGCCGGGCGCGCTCCTTGGCTTGCTCGGGCTCACTGCGTACGTCGCCCTGTCGCTCCTGGCTTTGCGGCGCGGCAGGATTCTCGTCTTCCTCTGCCTTGCCTGGACGTTGCTTCTCTACGCCCCTGCCTCGAACCTCGTACCGCTGACCCACTTCTTCGTCGCCGACCGCTACCTCATGGTGCCGTCCTTCGGCATCTGCCTGCTCGCGGCCCTGGGCTTCGACGCCTGGCTCGCAGCCATGCCGGGACGGCGGCGGTTCGTGCCCCTCGCGGTGCTCGGGTCGCTGCTTCTCGCCGGCACGGTGCGCACACTGCGACGCAACCGCGACTGGCGCAGTGAGGAGACGTTGTGGGCTGCAGCCTTGCGCGCCGGGAGGGGCACTTATCGCGTGCACTACAACATGGGCAACGCGCTCATGCTGCAGGACCGGCGTGACGAGGCGCGGCGCCACTTCGAGGCGGCGCTACAGATGTACCCTGCCGCACCCTGGGCGCGGCGCAACCTGGTGGAGATCCTCTTCGAGCAGGAGAAGTTTGCCGAGGCAGAGACCAACCTGCGACTTCTCCTGCAATACGACCCCAAGGACCTGCAAGTGCACTACAGCCTGGCCAGGGTGCTGGGGAAGCTGAACCGGCATGCGGAGGCGCTCGCCGAGTGCCAGACGGTGCTCCGGAGCGATCCGCAGCATCTGGGAGCGCAGCTTTTCGCTGCCAGCAGTCTGGAGCATCTGGGTCAGCGTGGCCCGGCGCTGCAGGCCTACCGGCGCGCCCTCGACGCGATCAAGACTCGGACATTGCGGGGCGAGAAGATCGAGTTCTCTGCCAGCGGTGTGGAAGCGCGGATTCGTACCCTCGAGCAAGCTTCGCCCTGA